In Pseudoliparis swirei isolate HS2019 ecotype Mariana Trench chromosome 2, NWPU_hadal_v1, whole genome shotgun sequence, the following are encoded in one genomic region:
- the gpa33b gene encoding cell surface A33 antigen → MTTKRLFGWRRLFLIATVLPCCRSLQVSIPKKEYEVARGGDITLTCSFIPARPVTTTLVLTWEAYPDTAGEPMLLVATYFINNPIDIAPAYEGRAFAEVDIDRQVSTLRLTKVTTQDSRSYQCSVMIHNDDEGTPAATTSLLVLVTPSKPICSLEGEAEYWHDIRLTCKSEEGSPQPRYEWKSYSVENVPRPFPPKTTENDGVLSLFNVSRETSGFYICTSTNRIGSNSYNFTLAVAPTSMNVGSTAAIVGGVLAGVVFLGIVIFCCCKKKCKKDKYAEGAPGDVEFYDKDASEAGEQFWDDKSTDDKKQVNQHEDEDVVPQNNITSRAAHRLEDGQDSYHSGKEEDDDGRGSDVGSRLYQDDQHGHRRGSRDNLGDERGRYGGSRDRLDDERKHGGASRDRVDQRDHYSGSRDRLDDQRDSYRGSRDRLDDQRDAYRGSRDRLDDQRDAHRGSRDRLDDQHDSYRGSRDRLDDRRDRSGGSRDHLDYTDYQNRNR, encoded by the exons ATGACCACAAAACGTCTGTTTGGATGGCGAAGGCTGTTTCTGATCGCCACAG tACTTCCCTGCTGCAGGAGTTTGCAGGTTTCCATTCCAAAGAAAGAATATGAGGTTGCAAGAGGAGGTGATATTACTTTGACCTGTTCCTTCATCCCAGCCAGACCAGTCACCACGACACTGGTCCTCACATGGGAGGCCTACCCTGACACTGCTGGTGAACCGATG CTCTTGGTGGCCACCTACTTTATAAACAACCCGATTGACATTGCACCTGCTTATGAAGGCCGAGCCTTTGCGGAGGTTGACATTGACAGACAGGTCAGCACACTGCGCTTAACGAAGGTGACCACGCAGGACAGCCGCAGTTACCAATGCAGTGTCATGATCCACAATGATGATGAGGGCACGCCAGCTGCCACCACATCCCTTCTGGTGCTGG TGACTCCCTCGAAGCCGATCTGCAGCCTTGAGGGAGAAGCAGAGTACTGGCATGACATCAGGCTCACCTGCAAGTCTGAGGAGGGATCACCTCAACCCCGATATGAGTGGAAGAGCTACAGTGTCGAAAACGTTCCCAGACCATTTCCCCCGAAGACAACCGAAA ATGATGGAGTTCTATCTCTCTTCAATGTTTCAAGAGAAACATCTGGGTTCTACATCTGCACATCTACAAATCGGATTGGCTCTAACAGCTACAACTTCACATTAGCCGTGGCGCCCA CCAGCATGAATGTTGGATCCACTGCAGCTATCGTTGGAGGAGTCCTCGCAGGTGTGGTGTTTCTGGGGATCGTCATCTTCTGTTGCTGCAAGAAAAAGTGCAAAAAGGACAAATATGCTGAAGG TGCCCCTGGAGACGTCGAGTTTTATGACAAAGATGCTTCTGAAGCTGGAGAGCAGTTCTGGGACGACAAGTCAACCGACGATAAAAAGCAGGTCAACCAGCATGAAGACGAAGACGTTGTTCCTCAAAACAACATCACTAGTCGAGCCGCACACCGGCTGGAGGACGGTCAGGACAGTTATCACAGCGGTAAagaagaggatgatgatggcAGGGGCAGTGATGTCGGCTCTCGGCTTTACCAGGACGACCAGCACGGTCACCGCCGCGGAAGTCGCGATAACCTTGGCGATGAACGCGGTCGCTACGGTGGCAGTCGCGATCGTCTTGACGATGAGCGTAAGCACGGCGGTGCAAGTCGCGATAGAGTCGATCAGCGTGATCATTATAGTGGGAGCCGCGATCGCCTTGACGATCAGCGTGATAGTTATCGTGGTAGTCGCGATCGCCTCGACGACCAACGCGATGCTTACCGAGGAAGTCGTGATCGCCTTGACGATCAACGCGATGCTCACCGAGGAAGTCGCGATCGCCTTGACGATCAGCATGATAGTTACCGGGGAAGTCGCGATCGCCTCGACGATCGGCGTGACCGGTCTGGCGGAAGCCGCGATCACCTCGATTACACTGACTATCAAAACAGAAACCGGTAA